A single window of Chrysiogenia bacterium DNA harbors:
- a CDS encoding LemA family protein, with protein sequence MPNWLILLIAIGVPILIFVSMYNALVAGKNLAKNGWAQIDVQLKRRADLIPNLVETVKGAMSHERETLEAVIAARNQAVNLQGSDDLVARVKAEGALTGMMTRFMALMEKYPDIKATQNVSQLQEELSSTENRIGFARQHYNDVATKFNTRTEQIPWNIIAGMGDFKPFPLFEVTETAEREAPKVSF encoded by the coding sequence ATGCCCAACTGGTTGATTCTGCTCATCGCGATCGGCGTGCCGATCCTCATTTTCGTGTCCATGTACAACGCCCTGGTGGCGGGGAAGAACCTGGCAAAGAATGGCTGGGCGCAGATCGACGTGCAGCTCAAGCGCCGCGCCGACCTGATTCCCAACCTGGTGGAGACGGTCAAGGGCGCCATGAGTCACGAGCGCGAGACGCTCGAGGCCGTCATCGCCGCGCGCAACCAGGCCGTCAATCTCCAGGGCAGCGACGACCTGGTCGCCCGCGTAAAGGCCGAGGGCGCGCTTACGGGAATGATGACCCGCTTCATGGCCCTCATGGAGAAGTATCCCGACATCAAGGCGACCCAGAACGTCTCGCAGCTCCAGGAAGAACTCTCCAGCACGGAGAACCGCATCGGCTTTGCGCGCCAGCACTACAACGACGTCGCGACGAAGTTCAACACGCGCACCGAGCAGATCCCCTGGAACATCATCGCCGGCATGGGTGACTTCAAGCCCTTCCCCCTGTTCGAGGTGACTGAGACTGCAGAGCGTGAGGCGCCGAAGGTGAGTTTCTAG